Genomic segment of Streptomyces sp. NBC_01210:
CACCCGCCGCCAGCCCAGCGGCCCCTCGTCGCCCGGGATCACGGCGACACCGAGCGCGGCGTCGAGCGAGACCGGGCCGCCCTGGAAGACCACGCCGGGCTCACCCGCCAGTGCGGCCCAGGACTCCAGGATGTCGCCGACGACCACCGGTGTCGGCCGGTTGAGGACGACGCCGAGCGAGCCCTCGTCGTCGTGGTCGAGCAGCAGAATCACCGCCCGGTCGAAATTCGGGTCCGCGAGGGCGGGTGTGGCGACAAGTAGCCGCCCTGTGAGCGAGGACACCTCGGTCATGCGAGACATGATCCCGCATCTTCGCCCTCCGCGGGGAGCGCGGGGCACAGTGTGAGCCGACGCAGCTCAGGGCACGGCGGACGCCACCGACTCCGGAACG
This window contains:
- a CDS encoding YqgE/AlgH family protein, translated to MTEVSSLTGRLLVATPALADPNFDRAVILLLDHDDEGSLGVVLNRPTPVVVGDILESWAALAGEPGVVFQGGPVSLDAALGVAVIPGDEGPLGWRRVYGAIGLVDLETPPELLGAALGSLRIFAGYAGWGPGQLEDELNGGAWYVVESEPGDVSSPRPESLWRAVLRRQRSELAMFATYPDDPSLN